In the genome of Achromobacter sp. MFA1 R4, the window CACCGTCCGGTCCCGCCCACCCTTGGCCCATGACCCTTTGATGGCGATGTGATCGCTACGATCGGCATAGCGGGGCTGGAACTTGATGGATTCCTCGCGGCGCAGGCCGAAGGCCGCTTGCAGGCGCAGGCTCATGCGAACGTGTGGATCGGTGATCCTGCCCAGTCCGTCGCCCAGTTCCTTGGCCTTGCTCTCGTTAGTCACATAGCGGCACTCAGGGATGCCTAGCTTGGTGTTGTCCGCTGGCAGGATGCCCGCCTTGCCAATCTTCTCTGCCCACCAGCGCAGATGCGCCATGCGGTTCTTGATCGTGCCAGCCGACAGACCTTCGGCTTGCCAACGCTGCAACAGAGCTTCGACATGCTTGCCCTTGAGCGAGATGGCCCGCATCTGGCGGAAACCTGCTTCGCGTAGTTGACGGGCGGCCAGGCTCAGCGACCGTTGCCGATCTGCCTGGGTGGCGTGGCTGCCGTCGCGGTTACGCAGGCAAAGCTGACGCAGGGTATAGGTCAGGTCGTCCATTGGAGCATCTCTCCATCGGTTATTGAGTCTGAGATACAAGGGTCAGTGTTTTTGCCAACTCGCCAAGGCGAGATCCCCGAAGGGCAAGGGCCAGGCGCTCAGTTCACCTGTGGCCTCGAATGAGGCGTCCGCCTTGCTTCCTGCGGGAAGGCCAGGCGGAGGAATGGCAAGAGACGACAACGCAATGTGCTGGGATGGGTACCTCCTGTGGTGCAGTGTGGAAAAGGTGTCGACGGGCCGCGCAAGCTCAAGCGAGCAGCGACGAGCGCCCGGAACGGGGATGTGTGTTGCGACGATGGCGGGACGAACCACGCCGAGGATGAGAAAAGCTCTGCCCATGGGTAGGGCGGCACACAGAGCGAGCCTGGGTGTGCCTGGGTTGGTTCCGTCCGGTGAACCGGGTCGGCGCTTGCAGGAACCTGCGCCTGGGTTCCGGTGTTCATACCCACCGGCAGGTCATTGCAGGACCAG includes:
- a CDS encoding phage integrase N-terminal domain-containing protein, whose amino-acid sequence is MDDLTYTLRQLCLRNRDGSHATQADRQRSLSLAARQLREAGFRQMRAISLKGKHVEALLQRWQAEGLSAGTIKNRMAHLRWWAEKIGKAGILPADNTKLGIPECRYVTNESKAKELGDGLGRITDPHVRMSLRLQAAFGLRREESIKFQPRYADRSDHIAIKGSWAKGGRDRTVPIMTPEQRAVLNEAHRLSGSGSLIPAHKTYIQQRHVYDGQCKAAGLRNMHGLRHRYAQMRYEALTGWKAPAAGGPTAGQLAPTERHRDKYARLMISQELGHDRLAIVAVYLG